The DNA sequence CAGCCTGACCATGAGCTCCGCACAGCAGGCGTTCCAGGTGCTGCTGTCGATCGGCGCCGGCACCGGCCTGCTCTACATCGCCCGCTGGTTCTGGTGGCGCGTGTCGGCGTGGTGCGAGATCGTGGCGATGGTGGTATCGCTCCTGACGTCGATCGTGGTGCCCAAGCTGATGCCCGACGCCGGCTTTGCCATGAACACGATCGTGCAGGTCGGCATCACCACGGTCGCCTGGCTGGTGACGGCGTTCGTCGGGCCAGCGACCGATCGCGCCACGCTGCTCGCGTTTGTCCGCAAGGTGAAGCCCGCGGGCGGCGGCTGGACGAGCATCCGCCAGGAAGCCGGGGTCAGCGACGCCGAGGTGGCGCAGGAGAACCGCATGGCGGCGTCGGCCATCGGCTGGCTCGCGGGGTGCGTGGTGATCTGGTCGTCGCTCTTTGCGATCGGCAGCTGGATCTATCTGCCGGGTGATCCGTCGCGCTTGAACGACGCGCTGGTCCTTTCGGGCGTGTGCGTCGTCTCGGGCGTCGTGCTCCTGCAGGTCACCAAGCGTCTCTGGTCGGAGCGTGCATGATGCGACCTCGCGTTGGGGTGCTCGTGGCGGCTGCCGCCTGTGCCGTGCTGCCGGTTGGGGCATGGGCGCAGGTGCCGATTACCGGACAGGTGGTGGTGATGCCGGGCGGCAAGCCGCTCGCCGGCGTCGAGGTGCACCTCAAGGCGATCAACCGCATGGTGAAGACCGACAGCAGCGGCATCTTCCTCATGGATAGTGTGCCCAAGGGGCGCTATCTCGTTGAAGCGCATAAGCCTGGCTTCCGCCCCTTTTCGAGCTACTTCAACGTGATGTCGGCGAGCGATCCGGAGTATCGGATTGAACTCTCGCCGGCGCCGGCGATGGTGGCGGGGGTCGTTACCACCGCCGATGCCGTGACGGCCCGCATGGCGAGCTTCGAAGAACGTCGCGCCAAGAAGGTGAACGGCGGGCGCTTTCTGGTGGCCAAAGACTTCGAGGGCCAGGTCGGTCGGCCCCTCGCCGATGTCCTCGCGCGCATCCCCGGGGTGACCATCCTGCGGGGCACCGCGATGCCCGGTGCCGCCTACCTGGGCAACAACCGCGGCATGGACACGATGAAGCCGGACCTGCTCCCCAAGATCGGCCCCGGGGATGTGGCACGCGGCGCCAATGCCGGTGCCTGCTACGCCGCCGTGGTACTCAATGGGGTGGTGATGTACGACGGCCAGGGACAGCAGAATCTGTTCGACATCAACTCCATTCCCCCGCAGGACGTGCTCGGCATGGAGTACTACGCCGGGCAGGCGTCGATTCCGGTGCAGTGGAGCACGATGTCGCCGACCTGCGGACTGCTCGCGATCTGGACCAAGAACTGAGCCGCTGACGTGCTCGCGGCCGTCCGCCTAGTGGGCGGCGGCGAGTGCGGCGGAGGCGACGCGGGCGGTTTCGGCGAGTACGGCGGCGCCCACCAAGAGGCAGCCGTCGGCCGCCACAAAGTGCGGGGTGTGTGCGGGGGTGGGCTCGCCGCCCGGCTCACGCGCGCCGATGCGCAGAAAGGCCCCCGGGATCTGCTCCAGATAGCAGGCGAAATCTTCGCCGCCCATGTTGGTGATGCCGAGCGGTACGACCTGCTCCGCGCCGACGAGGCTGATCGCCGCCTGACGGGCCCAAGAAGCGGGCTGCTCCGGGTTCACGATGGGCGGCGTACCCCATTCGATGTGAATGTCCGCCGAGAGGTCATGCGCGGCGGCGATGCCGTTCGCGATGCGCGTGAGCTCATCGGCGAGCAGCGTGCGGGTGACGGGATCGGTGGAGCGCAGCGTGCCACCGATCGTCGCCGACTCGGGGATGACGTTGGGCGCTGTGCCGGCCGTCATCGTGGCGACGGTGAGCACGGCCGGCGTTGACGGGTTCACACGACGCGCGACCACACTCTGCAGCGCCGCGATGAGGAGCCCGGCGCCGAGGACCGGATCACGCGCTTCATGCGGTCGGGCGCCGTGTGCACCGCGGCCGTGCAGCGTAATGCGGAACGTATCGGCGGCGGCGGCCAGCGACCCGGCCTGTGCCACCACCTGCCCCACGGGAAAGCGTCGATCGACGTGCGCCCCGAAAATCGCGCGCACGTCGTGCAGCGCTCCCGATGCCAGCATGGCGTTGGCCCCTTCCCCGATCTCCTCGGCGGGCTGGAGCACGATGAGCACATCACCCGTGGCCGGATGCGCCGCGAGGAGACGCGCGGCCCCGACTGCCCACGAGGCGTGCACATCGTGGCCGCAGGCGTGCATGACGCCCGGGTGCACCGAGGCGAAGGCCAACCCGGTCGCTTCCTGAATCGGCAGCGCATCGATGTCGCCGCGCAGGGCCACGACCGGCGCGAAGGGGTCGGTGCCGCGAAGGCGCGCGACCACGCCGGTACCGGCCACGCGCTCGATGGACACCGGCTGCGCCGGCGCGAGCGCGCGGACGAGTGTTTCGGCAGTCCGCTGCTCGGCGAAGGCGAGTTCCGGGTGCTGATGCAGCTCCCGGCGGAGTGCCAGCAGCTCGCCGGTGAGGGCGTCGGAGAACTGTGCCAGCACCGCGTCGGGGACGCCGCGCAGATCGGCATCAGCAGGAAGCGTAGCCATGGCCGCGAAGCTAGGTTTGGCGCAGTGGGGCGGCAAGGGTGCGCCCCGGGACCTTCACTTCCGTTTGCCAGTGAGTCAGTCGCACCGCGGTGCCGATGGCATCGAGATCCGGTTGGTGGCCACGCTCGACGAGTACGCCGCCTGCGTCGCGCTGCAGGAGCGCATCTGGGGCCCGGGCTTCAAGGAAACGGTGCCGCCGGCGATCCTGATGGTCGCGCAGAAGATGGCCGGGGTGACCGCCGGTGCGTTCGATGCGGACGGGCGGCTGCTCGGTTTCGTGTTCGGCATCAGCGGCCTGCGGCACGGCACGCTGTCACACTGGTCGGACATGCTCGCGGTGCATCCCGACGCGCGTGGCGCCAACCTTGGCGAACGGCTCAAGCACTTTCAGCGCGCGGTGTGCCGCTCGCACGGCATTCCGCTGATGTACTGGACCTTCGATCCACTCGTGGCGCGCAACGCGCATCTCAACCTGATGCGGTTGGGGGCACGGGCGGCGGAGTATGCCGTGAATCTGTATGGCAGCAATACCGGCAGCCCGTTGCACGGCGCGCTCGATACCGATCGCTGGATTGCGGCGTGGGATCTTGAGACGCCGGCGACGCCGCCCGCCGCGCCGGTCGCGGACGGGGTGTTCGTTGTGCGTCCCTATGAGCCGACGGCCCTGCCGATCGAATCGGCGTTCGTCGACGGACCGGCAATCCGCGTGGGCATTCCTGATGATCACGAGCGGCTGGCATTCGAAGAGCGCGTGGCGTGGCGGCTCGCCACGCGGCGTGCGCTGACCCACTATCTCGAGCGCGGCTGGACCGTGCGTGGCTTCTTCCGCCGCGCGGGGGCCACGCCGGCCTTCTACGAACTCACTCCCTCTGCCTAAGCTCTCCATGCTGCGCGTTGACCAGATCACGCTGCGCGAAGTGCGCCTACCCCTGCGCGAGCCGTTTCGTATCTCCTCGGGTGTGGTATCGGAACGCCGGATCACGTTGCTCGAGATTCGGGATGTGGATGGCGTGACCGTGTGGAGCGAGGGCGTGGCGGGTGAGCTTCCGAACTACAGTCCGGAAGCGATCGATACCGCGTGGATCGCCATCCGTGACTGGGTGGCGCCGCGCGTCATCGGCCGCTCCTTCTCCCACCCCGG is a window from the Gemmatimonadaceae bacterium genome containing:
- a CDS encoding TonB-dependent receptor — protein: MMRPRVGVLVAAAACAVLPVGAWAQVPITGQVVVMPGGKPLAGVEVHLKAINRMVKTDSSGIFLMDSVPKGRYLVEAHKPGFRPFSSYFNVMSASDPEYRIELSPAPAMVAGVVTTADAVTARMASFEERRAKKVNGGRFLVAKDFEGQVGRPLADVLARIPGVTILRGTAMPGAAYLGNNRGMDTMKPDLLPKIGPGDVARGANAGACYAAVVLNGVVMYDGQGQQNLFDINSIPPQDVLGMEYYAGQASIPVQWSTMSPTCGLLAIWTKN
- a CDS encoding amidohydrolase, with the translated sequence MATLPADADLRGVPDAVLAQFSDALTGELLALRRELHQHPELAFAEQRTAETLVRALAPAQPVSIERVAGTGVVARLRGTDPFAPVVALRGDIDALPIQEATGLAFASVHPGVMHACGHDVHASWAVGAARLLAAHPATGDVLIVLQPAEEIGEGANAMLASGALHDVRAIFGAHVDRRFPVGQVVAQAGSLAAAADTFRITLHGRGAHGARPHEARDPVLGAGLLIAALQSVVARRVNPSTPAVLTVATMTAGTAPNVIPESATIGGTLRSTDPVTRTLLADELTRIANGIAAAHDLSADIHIEWGTPPIVNPEQPASWARQAAISLVGAEQVVPLGITNMGGEDFACYLEQIPGAFLRIGAREPGGEPTPAHTPHFVAADGCLLVGAAVLAETARVASAALAAAH